A single genomic interval of Drosophila virilis strain 15010-1051.87 chromosome 2, Dvir_AGI_RSII-ME, whole genome shotgun sequence harbors:
- the Ppn gene encoding papilin isoform X4 — MDLSRRLRSTALIAFIVLIGIQDSQSRFPGLRAKRQYGANLYLPASSVTPGGEGNDPNEWTDWSSPSDCSRTCGGGVSYQTRECRRRDSNGEAMCSGGSRRYYSCNTQDCPEEEPDFRALQCSRFDDTKFDGVLYEWVPYTNAANPCELNCMPKGERFYYRQREMVVDGTRCNDKDLDVCVNGQCMPVGCDMMLGSEAKEDKCRKCGGDGSTCKTIQNTYTSSDLAAGYNDLLLVPQGATNIRIQESSPSNNYLACRNQTGHYYLNGNWRIDFPRPMFYAGCWWNYQRKPMGFAAPDQLTCSGPISESIYIVMLVQDKNVSVDYEYSIPESLSHSQPDAHTWTHREFGPCSASCGGGTQSRQVTCNNRINLQEVDEALCEAQSKPAESQVCGTEPCAPHWVEGEWSKCSKGCGSDGFQNRTVSCERISSDGVHTAEDDAVCLKEVGNKPATAQECNRDVKNCPKYHLGPWKPCDKLCGEGKETRKVTCFIEESGRKRVLPDEDCVEDKPEVERACLLAPCEGVDWIVSQWSGCDACGQNTETRTAICGSKDGKVYPEKFCGSKAPELSRPCTSSKCESQWFSSDWSKCSAPCGKGIQSRIVLCGIFDGKSIKTTDDSKCDAATKPKSDQECEGEEKECPGEWFTGPFGECSKPCGGGERTREVLCLSNGTKSLNCDESKVESISEKCNTHPCTKDEVLPLTSTDKPIEDDEEECEDDDEFDLVTSDFTDEESETMSTTDDLMLSDSPYTTSEEASASTDSTVEGSGSESTSDSGFSTEGSGDDEDTSSTDTSSSGSTELSTESSGSTDSSDSTSEASSSSVSGSTSDSSTGGSTESTSSVTTDSTSSVSADSSSTDISSSSSTDSSSTDVTSSTEESSSTDASSSTDASSSTDVSGSTESSGSTDISSSTDASSSTDTSGSTDGSSSSDASSSTDVSSSSDASSSTDVSGSTEESSSTDASVSTDGSTDGSSSGFTDMPIETSSSVSTSSSESTESSSSTEGVSSTSESSSDATKDTTDISTSTDTSSSTDSSVSTDTTVSTTTETTTEQSTESTQSTSSPGSTESTTEGSSTASSETSNASSESSDSTTGVTESTDSTSSGSTESTVQGSTDGSTTNDSSSSIDASTDTSTDGASDSSTESSTDSSTDSSTNISTGSSDGSSSGSSDSSTEGSTDSSSDGSTDSSKSSESTESTTAKSSTSSESTSEGSSSGSTTAGSSSSTDVSSSTVSSSSTDSSSSTDSSSSTGGSTETTGLTSESSESTGSSASTDGSSETTVSTDASSTDVTSSESSDSTATTESGGTTESGATTDTTSDSSTGSSGSTGSSLSTEEGTTNDIWSTSDADNESSTPHTWETTLTPTKDKLRKCKPKKKNCEKSKFGCCPNGKSTAKGPFDEGCPIAKTCADTEFGCCSDGVSPAEGKRNKGCPKSDCAETLFGCCPDKYTAAEGENNEGCPEPTTLPPTTTEESTITTSTEVEGSGDSTLSTESDTAVTSCSFTEFYCCPDGKTPAKGENFAGCPEHEDRQGCDKSEHGCCPDRRTPAAGPNGEGCAACTSEPFGCCPDNQTPAHGPQGEGCCINTPYGCCPDNIRSAYGPNFEGCECQASPYGCCADQKTSARGPQQEGCPCETTPHGCCPDKITAARGPKFEGCPCETMQFGCCPDGLSFAKGPHHQGCHCAQSEHKCCEDGKTPAKGPNFEGCTCVETEYGCCPDGVTKAQDDKFGGCENVQEPPQKACGLPKEQGSCGNFSVKYYFDTTYGGCARFWYGGCEGNGNRFETEAECKETCQEYTGQHVCLLPKSSGPYQGNTKKWYFDTDRNRCEEFQYGGWYGTNNRFDSLEQCQRTCAISESLPACEQPVDSGPCGGNYERWYYDNQTDVCRPFSYGGCKGNKNNYPTEHACSYSCRQPGVLKEQCSLPKQTGDCSEKHARWQFSESEKRCLPFYYTGCGGNKNNFPTLESCEDHCPRQVAKDICDIPAEVGECANYVFAWYYDTKDAACRQFYYGGCGGNENRFTSEEACMARCEKKPEPPTPPPAQSAVDVCDQPEERGNCDSYSLKWIFDRSSGACRQFYYGGCGGNGNRFETESDCLQRCGRQQPEPQPQPQPQPSGNLCDQPASVGDCAEYVLKWNYNATLGSCQQFYYGGCGGNDNRFDTEQDCSTRCIAGVEEEPRPESETDKCFRAPEPGNCYENTTRWYYNSQEGLCDEFVYTGCGGNDNNFATEEECQNDCHPAQETCSLPPVAGRCSDISQRWYFDERTGACHQFEFTGCRGNRNNFVTERSCLEYCRRDQSQPEPEPEPPVPSFSVCSQPPEAGECDNETTAWFYDNEKMACTAFSYSGCGGNGNRFETRDQCERQCGEFKGVDVCNEPVTRGPCTQWQTRYYYDRDSQTCQPFTYGGCDGTGNRFNDLYECQTVCLAGREPQPSGAAKDICRLPVIIGVCNGRAVQERRWYYDDERGTCVSFIYSGCSGNQNNFRSFEACTNQCGKPVENEIGNEISPSRCETYDNECRDLRCPYGVRRVPAESQPECEQCICLNPCEGYPCPDGQQCAIDVSGAGDRDNQFVPVCRDINKPGVCPQLAANASECARECYTDADCRGDNKCCSDGCGHLCVGPARPTRRPNTPPPAVIYPGEVRATLETKQPQELDVQTSIGGIAVLRCFATGNPAPNITWSLKNVVIDTNQGRYVLTSNGDLTIVQVRQTDDGTYVCVASNGLGEPVRREVALQVTVDARAVIGLDPQNSYTPGSTIAIGCAVQGNPAPNVTWTKDNTPLYVNERIQITSDPHRMVIHDVTTEDTGVYGCTARNAYSYSTSQETVTIESVIPVSPECIDNPYFANCKLIVQGQYCVNKYYAQFCCRSCTLAGQIAQPHPNAL; from the exons CTCAACTGCCTTGATAGCATTCATAGTACTTATAGGCATACAAGACTCACAGAGTAGATTC CCTGGACTCCGCGCAAAAAGACAGTATGGCGCAAATCTGTATTTGCCCGCCAGTTCCGTGACGCCTGGCGGCGAGGGCAACGATCCCAACGAGTGGACCGACTGGAGCTCACCCTCGGATTGCTCGCGCACCTGTGGAGGCGGCGTTTCTTATCAGACGCGCGAATGCCGCCGTAGAGA CTCGAATGGCGAAGCTATGTGCAGCGGCGGCAGTCGTCGTTACTATTCATGTAACACACAGGACTGTCCCGAGGAGGAGCCGGATTTCAGGGCTCTTCAGTGCTCGCGCTTCGACGATACCAAATTCGATGGCGTGCTTTACGAATGGGTGCCCTACACCAACGCGGCCAATCCCTGTGAGCTGAACTGCATGCCCAAGGGCGAGCGCTTCTACTATCGCCAGAGGGAGATGGTCGTGGACGGCACACGGTGCAACGACAAAGACCTGGATGTTTGTGTCAATGGCCAATGCATGCCGGTTGGCTGCGACATGATGCTGGGCAGCGAGGCCAAGGAGGACAAGTGCCGCAAGTGTGGCGGCGATGGCAGCACCTGCAAGACCATCCAGAACACGTATACCTCTAGTGATCTGGCTGCTGGGTATAACGATCTGCTGCTCGTGCCCCAAGGCGCCACGAATATTCGCATTCAGGAATCTTCACCATCGAACAACTATCTGGCCTGTCGCAATCAGACAGGTCACTATTATCTGAACGGCAACTGGCGCATTGATTTCCCACGTCCCATGTTCTATGCGGGCTGCTGGTGGAACTATCAGCGCAAGCCGATGGGCTTTGCGGCGCCTGATCAGCTGACTTGCAGTGGTCCCATATCCGAGAGTATCTACATCGTAATGTTGGTGCAGGACAAAAATGTGAGCGTTGACTACGAGTACAGCATCCCGGAATCTCTGAGCCATAGCCAGCCAGATGCACACACGTGGACGCATCGTGAGTTTGGACCTTGCAGCGCGTCTTGCGGCGGTGGAACTCAGTCCCGTCAAGTGACCTGCAACAATCGCATTAATTTACAAGAAGTCGATGAGGCTTTGTGCGAGGCTCAGAGCAAGCCGGCCGAGAGTCAGGTCTGCGGTACTGAGCCATGTGCTCCACATTGGGTTGAGGGCGAATGGAGTAAGTGTTCAAAGGGTTGCGGGTCTGATGGCTTTCAAAATCGCACTGTTAGCTGTGAGCGCATTTCGTCTGATGG TGTTCACACGGCGGAGGACGATGCCGTTTGCCTAAAGGAGGTAGGAAACAAGCCAGCAACAGCTCAGGAGTGCAATCGTGACGTCAAGAACTGTCCGAAGTATCATTTGGGACCCTGGAAGCCCTGTGACAAGCTATGCGGCGAAGGCAAAGAAACCCGAAAGGTCACCTGTTTTATTGAGGAAAGCGGTCGCAAGCGTGTCCTGCCGGATGAGGATTGCGTGGAAGATAAGCCTGAGGTGGAAAGAGCTTGTCTACTGGCACCTTGCGAAGGTGTTGACTGGATCGTGTCCCAATGGAGTGGT TGTGATGCCTGTGGTCAGAATACCGAAACCCGTACTGCCATTTGCGGCTCCAAGGATGGCAAGGTATATCCAGAAAAGTTTTGCGGATCAAAGGCGCCTGAGTTGTCCAGACCCTGCACTTCTTCGAAGTGCGAGTCGCAATGGTTTTCATCCGATTGGAGCAAGTGCTCAGCACCATGTGGAAAGGGCATTCAATCACGTATTGTTCTCTGTGGAATTTTTGACGGGAAGAGCATTAAAACAACAGACGACTCGAAGTGCGATGCAGCTACTAAGCCAAAATCCGACCAGGAATGTGAAGGCGAAGAAAAGGAATGCCCTGGCGAATGGTTCACTGGGCCTTTCGGCGAATGTAGTAAGCCTTGCGGCGGTGGGGAACGCACTCGCGAAGTGTTGTGCTTATCCAATGGAACGAAGTCCCTCAACTGTGATGAGTCAAAGGTTGAATCAATTTCTGAAAAGTGTAATACTCACCCTTGTACTAAGGATGAGGTTTTGCCTCTCACTAGTACTGATAAGCCAATTGAGGATGATGAAGAAGAATGTGAAGATGATGACGAGTTTGATTTGGTCACCTCTGACTTTACAGATGAGGAGTCAGAAACAATGTCGACCACAGACGATTTAATGTTGAGTGACAGTCCTTATACAACTTCTGAAGAAGCCTCTGCATCTACCGACAGCACAGTCGAAGGATCAGGCTCAGAAAGCACTTCTGATAGTGGCTTCTCAACCGAAGGTAGTGGAGATGATGAAGATACATCTTCGACGGATACATCATCCTCAGGATCCACGGAATTGTCCACTGAATCAAGTGGATCTACTGATAGTAGTGATTCAACCTCAGAGGCCTCATCTTCTTCTGTATCGGGATCCACTTCAGACTCCTCAACAGGGGGATCAACTGAATCTACTTCAAGTGTTACAACAGATTCCACAAGCTCAGTCTCAGCGGACTCAAGTTCAACAGACATCTCAAGCTCGAGCTCTACAGACTCAAGCTCAACTGATGTTACGAGCTCAACCGAAGAGTCAAGTTCGACGGATGCCTCAAGCTCGACGGATGCTTCAAGCTCAACTGATGTCTCGGGCTCAACAGAGTCATCAGGCAGTACTGATATCTCAAGTTCGACAGATGCCTCAAGTTCCACAGATACCTCAGGCTCAACGGATGGCTCCAGTTCCTCAGACGCCTCAAGTTCAACGGATGTTTCAAGCTCCTCAGACGCTTCAAGTTCCACGGACGTCTCAGGCTCAACAGAAGAGTCCAGCTCCACAGATGCCTCAGTATCTACGGATGGCTCTACTGATGGTTCTTCCAGTGGATTTACAGATATGCCTATCGAAACTTCATCATCAGTGTCTACTTCATCTTCTGAATCCACTGAATCTAGTAGCTCAACAGAAGGTGTATCATCTACTTCAGAATCCTCAAGTGATGCAACGAAAGACACGACAGACATATCGACTTCAACAGATACTTCTTCTTCGACAGATTCTTCTGTATCCACAGATACGACTGTctcaacaacaactgaaactaCGACAGAGCAATCGACAGAATCAACCCAATCGACTAGTTCACCAGGCTCAACTGAGAGCACCACAGAGGGTAGCTCGACCGCGTCTTCTGAGACGAGTAATGCGTCTAGCGAATCATCTGATTCAACAACTGGCGTTACTGAATCTACAGATTCCACAAGCTCAGGCTCAACAGAAAGCACCGTACAAGGATCTACAGATGGGTCAACAACCAACGATAGTAGCAGCTCCATTGATGCTTCTACTGATACATCGACGGATGGTGCAAGCGATAGTTCTACAGAGAGCTCTACAGATAGTTCGACTGACAGTTCGACAAATATTTCGACTGGTTCTTCTGATGGCTCGTCTTCTGGATCATCTGATAGTTCCACCGAAGGTTCTACTGATAGCTCGTCCGATGGCTCAACTGACTCCTCCAAATCTTCGGAATCAACTGAGTCTACGACAGCAAAAAGCTCTACCTCATCGGAAAGTACTTCGGAGGGTTCAAGCAGTGGCTCAACGACTGCAGGAAGCTCCAGCTCTACTGACGTCTCAAGCTCCACCGTCAGCTCTAGTTCTACCGACAGCTCAAGCTCCACCGACAGTTCTAGCTCCACCGGTGGTTCTACAGAAACAACGGGACTTACAAGTGAATCTTCTGAATCCACAGGCTCTTCAGCGTCTACCGATGGCTCTTCTGAAACCACCGTGTCTACCGATGCTTCCTCCACTGATGTTACTTCTTCAGAATCTTCTGACTCGACGGCCACCACCGAAAGTGGAGGTACAACCGAAAGTGGGGCGACTACAGATACTACGTCTGACAGCTCTACAGGCTCATCGGGCTCAACTGGTAGTTCGCTATCTACGGAGGAAGGAACTACCAACGATATCTGGAGCACGTCTGATGCCGATAATGAATCTAGCACTCCACATACCTGGGAGACAACTCTTACCCCGACAAAGGATAAACTACGTAAATGTAAGCCGAAGAAGAAGAATTgcgaaaaatctaaatttggTTGCTGTCCCAATGGCAAATCAACTGCCAAGGGACCATTTGACGAAGGATGTCCAATTGCGAAAACTTGCGCTGATACCGAATTTGGTTGCTGCTCAGACGGGGTTTCTCCAGCCGAGGGCAAAAGAAACAAGGGCTGTCCGAAATCGGATTGCGCGGAGACGCTCTTCGGCTGTTGCCCCGACAAATATACTGCTGCCGAGGGTGAGAATAACGAAGGATGTCCAGAGCCAACAACCTTgcccccaacaacaacagaagaaTCAACTATTACCACATCCACCGAAGTTGAAGGATCCGGCGATTCCACTTTGTCAACAGAGTCGGATACCGCTGTCACATCTTGCTCCTTCACTGAATTCTACTGCTGTCCTGATGGAAAGACACCTGCCAAGGGTGAGAATTTCGCTGGCTGTCCAGAACATGAAGATCGCCAAGGCTGTGATAAGTCTGAGCACGGTTGTTGCCCAGATCGTCGTACTCCTGCTGCAGGTCCTAATGGCGAAGGCTGTGCTGCTTGCACAAGCGAACCATTCGGCTGCTGTCCAGACAATCAAACGCCCGCTCACGGCCCACAGGGCGAGGGTTGCTGCATTAATACACCTTACGGTTGCTGCCCCGACAACATCCGATCTGCATATGGACCCAACTTTGAGGGCTGTGAATGTCAAGCCTCTCCGTATGGTTGCTGTGCCGATCAGAAGACATCGGCGCGTGGACCACAACAGGAGGGCTGTCCATGTGAGACCACTCCACACGGCTGCTGTCCAGACAAGATCACAGCTGCCAGAGGACCCAAATTTGAGGGCTGCCCGTGCGAAACAATGCAATTCGGTTGTTGCCCAGATGGCCTCTCCTTTGCCAAGGGACCACATCACCAGGGATGCCACTGTGCCCAGTCAGAGCACAAATGCTGTGAGGATGGCAAGACACCAGCTAAAGGACCGAACTTTGAGGGCTGCACCTGCGTGGAGACCGAGTATGGGTGTTGTCCAGATGGTGTTACCAAGGCTCAGGATGACAAGTTCGGCGGTTGCGAAAATGTTCAAGAGCCACCACAGAAGGCTTGCGGTCTACCCAAGGAACAGGGTAGCTGTGGCAACTTTAGCGTCAAGTATTACTTTGATACAACCTATGGAGGCTGTGCTCGTTTCTGGTATGGCGGCTGTGAGGGTAATGGAAATCGTTTTGAGACCGAGGCTGAATGCAAGGAAACGTGCCAGGAATACACCGGACAGCATGTTTGCCTGCTTCCAAAGAGCTCTGGCCCCTACCAGGGTAACACCAAGAAGTGGTACTTCGATACAGATCGCAATCGCTGCGAGGAGTTCCAATATGGCGGCTGGTACGGCACCAACAATCGCTTCGACAGTCTCGAGCAGTGCCAGAGGACCTGCGCCATTAGCGAGAGCTTAC CCGCCTGTGAGCAGCCTGTGGATAGCGGACCGTGCGGCGGCAACTATGAGAGATGGTACTACGATAACCAGACCGATGTGTGTCGTCCCTTCAGCTATGGTGGCTGCAagggcaacaagaacaactatcCCACTGAACACGCTTGTAGCTACAGCTGTCGCCAACCTGGAGTGCTTAAAG AGCAATGCTCACTGCCTAAGCAAACCGGTGATTGCAGCGAGAAACATGCCAGATGGCAGTTCTCCGAATCCGAGAAGCGTTGCTTGCCCTTCTACTACACGGGTTGTGgtggcaataaaaacaatttcccCACATTGGAATCATGCGAGGACCATTGTCCTCGACAAGTTG CCAAGGACATTTGCGATATTCCCGCTGAGGTCGGCGAATGCGCCAACTATGTATTTGCCTGGTACTACGATACCAAGGATGCTGCTTGTCGCCAATTCTACTATGGCGGCTGCGGCGGTAATGAGAATCGTTTCACCAGCGAAGAGGCTTGTATGGCTCGTTGTGAGAAGAAACCAGAGCCACCAACTCCTCCGCCAGCGCAGAGCGCTGTGGATGTCTGTGATCAGCCGGAGGAACGCGGCAATTGTGACAGTTATTCGCTTAAGTGGATCTTTGATAGGTCTAGTGGTGCTTGTCGCCAATTTTACTATGGTGGCTGCGGAGGCAATGGCAACCGCTTCGAGACCGAATCTGACTGTCTGCAGCGCTGTGGCAGACAGCAGCCAGAACCACAACCCCAGCCGCAACCACAGCCGTCAGGAAATCTGTGTGATCAGCCAGCGTCTGTGGGCGATTGTGCTGAGTATGTGCTCAAGTGGAACTATAATGCGACTTTGGGTAGCTGCCAGCAGTTCTACTATGGTGGCTGCGGGGGAAACGATAACCGCTTCGATACCGAACAGGATTGCTCAACGCGTTGCATTGCAGGCGTAGAAGAGGAACCGCGCCCAGAATCCGAAACGGACAAGTGCTTCCGGGCCCCAGAGCCTGGCAACTGTTATGAGAACACAACGCGCTGGTACTACAATAGCCAGGAGGGACTCTGCGATGAGTTTGTTTACACTGGCTGCGGCGGCAATGACAACAACTTTGCCACCGAGGAGGAGTGCCAGAATGACTGCCATCCCGCGCAGGAGACCTGCTCCCTGCCACCAGTGGCCGGACGCTGCAGCGATATCTCACAGCGGTGGTACTTTGATGAACGAACCGGTGCCTGCCATCAATTTGAGTTCACAGGCTGCCGCGGCAATCGAAATAACTTTGTGACCGAACGTTCTTGCTTAGAGTACTGTCGTCGTGATCAATCGCAACCGGAGCCGGAACCGGAACCGCCAGTACCT TCCTTTTCGGTGTGCTCACAACCTCCCGAGGCCGGAGAATGCGACAACGAGACCACCGCGTGGTTCTACGACAACGAGAAAATGGCCTGCACAGCCTTTAGCTACAGCGGCTGTGGCGGCAATGGCAATCGGTTCGAGACCCGCGACCAGTGCGAACGCCAGTGCGGCGAGTTCAAGGGTGTCG ACGTTTGCAATGAGCCGGTGACAAGGGGTCCCTGCACACAGTGGCAGACCCGCTACTACTACGATCGCGATAGCCAGACCTGCCAGCCCTTCACCTATGGTGGCTGCGATGGCACTGGCAACCGTTTCAACGATCTCTATGAGTGTCAAACGGTTTGTCTGGCCGGCCGCGAGCCACAGCCTTCGGGTGCGGCCAAAG ATATCTGCCGGCTACCGGTGATCATCGGTGTGTGCAACGGCCGCGCGGTACAAGAGCGTCGTTGGTACTACGACGATGAGCGCGGCACTTGCGTGTCCTTTATTTACTCGGGTTGCTCAGGCAACCAGAACAACTTCCGTTCCTTTGAAGCATGCACAAATCAATGCGGAA AGCCAGTCGAGAATGAGATCGGCAACGAAATCTCTCCCAGCCGGTGCGAAACCTACGATAACGAGTGCCGTGATCTGCGCTGCCCGTACGGCGTGCGTCGGGTGCCCGCTGAATCACAGCCGGAGTGCGAGCAGTGCATCTGCCTGAATCCCTGCGAAGGCTACCCTTGTCCCGACGGTCAACAGTGTGCCATTGATGTGTCCGGCGCCGGTGATCGTGACAATCAGTTTGTGCCCGTCTGCCGTGACATCAACAAGCCGGGTGTCTGCCCACAGTTGGCGGCCAACGCCAGCGAATGCGCCCGGGAATGCTATACCGATGCCGACTGTCGTGGCGATAACAAGTGCTGCAGTGATGGCTGTGGACATCTTTGCGTGGGCCCAGCACGTCCCACACGCCGACCAAATACTCCACCGCCGGCAGTTATTTACCCAGGCGAAGTAAGAGCCACGCTTGAGACTAAGCAGCCACAGGAACTGGATGTGCAGACCTCGATTGGCGGCATTGCAGTATTACGTTGCTTTGCAACTGGCAACCCGGCACCGAATATAACCTGGTCCCTAAAGAATGTGGTG ATTGACACGAACCAAGGTCGCTATGTGCTCACCTCGAACGGTGACCTGACCATTGTCCAAGTGCGTCAAACCGATGATGGAACCTATGTTTGCGTCGCTAGCAACGGCCTGGGCGAGCCAGTGCGTCGCGAAGTCGCACTACAAGTAACAG TCGATGCCCGAGCTGTCATTGGCCTGGACCCGCAAAATAGCTACACGCCCGGCTCAACAATTGCGATTGGCTGCGCGGTGCAGGGCAATCCGGCGCCCAATGTCACCTGGACTAAGGATAACACGCCTTTGTACGTCAACGAGCGCATCCAAATAACAT CCGACCCGCATCGCATGGTCATCCATGATGTTACCACCGAGGATACCGGCGTCTACGGCTGCACAGCGCGCAATGCTTATAGCTACAGCACCAGCCAGGAGACAGTTACCATCGAAT CTGTCATACCGGTATCGCCCGAATGTATTGACAATCCCTATTTCGCCAACTGCAAGCTGATTGTCCAGGGCCAGTACTGTGTGAACAAGTACTATGCGCAGTTCTGCTGCAGATCCTGCACATTGGCAGGCCAGATAGCGCAGCCTCATCCTAATGCGCTTTAA